The nucleotide sequence GAATACTCATATACTGGCGGGGCTCACCCGAATACTTACGTAACTTTTAAAAATTTTCTTCTGACTAACGGTGAAGAAATTTCTCTTGATGAAATTATTTCTGAAGATAAACAGCAGGAGTTAACAAAAATTGCAGAAGCCGAATTCAGAAAAATGAAAGAGCTTTCGCCTGATGCTGATCTTGGTCAGGCGGGATTCTGGTTTGAAAATAATAAGTTTTATCTGAATGATAATTTTTTGATTGGCGACAGCAGTCTTGTATTTTACTATAACAATTATGAAATTACTGCGTATGCTTTTGGTCCGACTGAACTGACAATACCTTATTCAGAATTAAAATCTATTATAGACAATAAGAGCGTACTTTATAAGTTAGTTAAATAATTGATGAAAAATTAAGTGAACCAACTAAATGCTCTGCCCCGTTTGTAATAATCCAATGATCGTGCTCGAGTTAGAGCAAGTGGAAGTTGATTACTGTACAAACTGTGCAGGAGTCTGGCTTGATGCAGGCGAGCTGGAACTGCTTCTTGAATCGCATGAAGAAAGAAACAGACTAATCAATTTGTTTAAAGAAGCTGAAGCTGTAAATGAAAAAAGCCACAAGTGCCCAATCTGCAGAAAGAAAATGATAAAAGTTGAAGTTGGTGAGAAAGGAAAAGTTGTAGTTGATAAATGCAAAAAGAATCACGGGATCTGGTTCGATAAAGGCGAACTTCAAAAAGTCGTTGAGTTCGGATCTGTGAACAAAGAAAATAAAATAATTAATCTTTTAAAAAATATGTTTGAAAATTCATCCCAAAATAATGGAGGTAATAAATGACCGGTTTAATTATCGTAATCATTGTGATCGCAGTGGTTGTATTGTTTGTGATTTCGATGTACAACTCGTTAATTCAGTTGAGGAACAGGGTAAAAAATGCCTGGTCGCAGATCGATGTTCAATTAAAAAGAAGACACGATCTTATTCCGAACCTTTTAGAAACTGTAAAAGGTTATATGAAGCACGAACGCGAGATTATGGAGAACATTACAAAATACCGAAGCCAGGCAATGGATGCCGGAACAGTTGGTGAAAAAGCACAAGCTGAGGGTTTACTAAGCGGTGCTCTTGGGCAACTTCGTGTTCAGGTTGAAAATTATCCGGACTTAAAAGCAAATCAAAATTTTCTTGCGCTGCAAGAAGAACTTACTTCAACTGAAAATAAAATTTCGTATGCAAGACAGAGTTATAACGATCAGGTATTATTTTATAATAATAAGATTCAGATGTTTCCATCAAACATTATTGCGGGAATGTTCAAGTTTATGCAGGAAGAATTTTTCCAGGTTGAAGATGCAAAGGAAAAAGAAGTACCAAAAGTTAGCTTCTGAAAATTTAGTTCTTTGTTTGTTGGTTTTTAGTTTTGGTTTAGAAGTTTTCGGTTATGTCTATTAGTTTCTACTTATTGGTTACCAGAAACAAAAACAGGCAACTAATAAACTATGACTATTAACAAATAACTAATAACTAAATAATTAAACACAGTATGCAATCATTAAAACATTCATCTATACAATTATATGGACAAAAGTTTTTTGGAGCAATTAACTGATGTGGGAACTTATACAGTCCAATAGAAGAAAATCGCTGATACTTTTTATTTCTCTTGGAATCACATTATTACTTCTGGGATATTTTTTTGGAAGTGCATATTACGCTGATGGCGGTGGGTTCATCGGAATCTTCTTTGCACTTGTGATCTGGGGAATACTTTCACTCATAAGTTACTTCAGCGGAAGTAAAATACTGTTAGCAGTAAGTGGTGCAAAAGAAGTTACAAAAGATGTTCATCCACAACTATTTAATGTAGTTGAAGAAATGAAAATATCTGCGGGACTTCCTGCTATGCCAAAAATTTATATCATGAATGAAACTGCACCGAACGCTTTCGCAACGGGTATCAAGCCAGAAAATAGTGCAGTTGCTGTTACTGCTGGCTTGCTTGCAAGATTGAACAGGGATGAACTGCAGGGAGTTATTGCTCACGAAGTTTCTCATATAGTCAATCGCGATGTTATGTTTATGACTTTTGCAGGAATTATGCTTGGAAGTATTGTTTTAATCTCTGAAGTTTTTCTAAGAAGTCTTTGGTTCGGTGGAGGAAGATATAGTTCAAAATCTTCAAAGAGCAGTGGACAGGGACAATTGATAATTATGATCGTTGCAATTGCATTCGCAATACTTGCGCCGATACTTGCTCAGCTTCTTTACTTTGCAATTTCAAGAAAGAGAGAATATTTAGCAGATGCATCAGCAGTTCGTTATACAAGATATCCCGAAGGACTTGCTTCTGCTCTGGAAAAAATTTCTCAAAATACGATTGAGTTAAAGACTGCGAACAAAGTAACCGCACCGATGTATATTGTTAATCCTTTAAAACCTAAAGAGCAAAAACTATCTGATCTTACAAGCACTCATCCACCAATCTCTGAAAGAATTAGAATTCTCAGAAGTATGTCAGGTGGAGCAAATTACATCGATTATCAGAATGCTTTCAATGTAGTAAAAAAACATAAAGTTAATCTGATTCCTTCTTCCGGACTTGCCGATCAAACTTCAGTTGGTTTGAAGGAAATAGTTTCTTCATCAATTCCACTTGGTTTGACCAAACAAGTAAAACGGGAAGCAGGTGACATAATGATGAAGGTCAATAACTATTCTTTCGTTGATTGTGAATGTGGACTGAAAATAAAAATTCCACCTGACTTTAAAAAAGATACTGTGATATGTCCACGCTGTGGAAGAACTCATAGTCTGGCTTCATGAACAAATGACTTTGTTCAGTAAAACAAAACGGAAAATTTTGATAAATATTGATCGTCAGTTAGTCAGAATGAAATAAGCTGGCGGAATTAATTAGTACCTGTAATCTTTAATACTCAAACTGCATTTACGGCAGTAACTAATACCTTTGATATCAACTTCTTCAATTCCCGGAGATGAATGCATCACACAATCCCAATCAAGACAATGACGAAGACCAAAACAATGACCTAATTCGTGAAGTGCTTCTTTAATTGTTCTTTCAAGCAGAAGATGTTTGTTCGAAATGTTTGAATAGAATTCCTCGTACAGCCGGCAGACGGAAAGAATAGAATGCTTTCCGTTTAACTGGGCTTCACCAAAAATGAAAGTCAGCGCCGGAACAAAAATGTCAACATCAGTTAGCATAACAATCTTGCCATCAAATTTATCAGTCAGCTTAATTGCTTCTGCAATAATCTGAGTTGAAAAATATTGCTTCCTTTCGGCTGAAAAGAAATTATCAATATTTAATTTTAAGTCTATTACTTTTATGTCTGAGGAAAATCGCTTTGATAATTCTTCAATAAGATTTTGAAGCAGAGGCATATTATGGAATTTAACAGGAGCAATGAAAAGTTCCATCAATACTCAGCTTTGCGCAAACTATATTTATCTATTTTGTTGTAGAGTGTAACTCTGTCAATCTCAAGTAACTGAGCAGCTTTGGAAATATTCCAGTTATTTTCATTTAATGTTCTAAGAATAAATTTTCTTTCCATCGATGCAAGACTTTTATCATCGTCAGTAAACAGACCATTGATTTGTGATAGATGGAAGGGAAGATCATCAACTGTAATAGAATTTGATTTACCAACAACCATCGCTCTTTCAATAGCATTCTCAAGCTCACGGACGTTGCCCGGCCAATCATGATTTATAAGGAATTCCATCGCTTCTTTTGAAACTGTTTTCACCGGCTTATTCATCACAGTTGAAAATTTCCTGATGAAAAAATTTGCAAGCAGAGGAATGTCATCTCTTCTTTCCCTTAATGGAGGGATAACAACTGAAAATACGTTCAACCTGTAATAAAGATCTTCTCTGAACTTTCCGGTTTTCACAAGTTCTTCAAGTGCCTCATTTGTAGCGGTGATAACTCTGAAATCACTTTTTATTAAATCATTTCCGCCAACCCGGTTGAATTGTTTTGATTCGATCACTCTTAAAAGTTCCACCTGCATTTTAAGGGAGATTGAACCGATCTCATCGAGGAATATTGTTCCACGGTCCGCCATTTCAAATTTTCCTTTTCTTCTGAATTGAGCACCGGTGAAAGACCCTTTCTCGTGCCCGAATAATTCGCTTTCAAGAAGTGATTCTGCAAGAGCTCCGCAGTTAACAGTTATAATCGGAAAATATTTTCTGTTACTGTTAATATGAATTGCTTTTGCGATCAGTTCTTTTCCGGTTCCGCTCTCACCCCTGATCATTACTGTAGTATCTGTTTTAGCAACGGTGTGTACCAGCTCAAGAATTTTTTTCATTTGAAAACTTTCACCGATCAGATTATCGGGCTTGATTATCTCATCAATATTTTCTTTCAACTGAATGTTTTCCATCTTCAGAGCTTTTTGTTCGAGAGCACGTTTAACAAGATGTGAAAGTTCATCAGGATCAATCGGTTTTGTTACATAATCGTATGCACCATTTTTCAAAGCAGTGATCGCAGTAGGAACTGAGGCAAATGCTGTGATGAGAATAATAAGAGCATCTTTATCAATTGCTTTAATTTTGGAGAGCAGGTCTAATCCGCTCATACCCGGCATCTTCATATCAACAAGAAGAAGATCATATTTCTCAACCGTATATTTTTTTAAAGCAATTTCACCGTTTTCTGCTGTGTCAACGAGATAATTGTCATCTTCAAACCAGTTTTGAAGTGATTCTCTGATAACCTTTTCATCATCTACTATCAGTATTTTTTCTTGCTTCTCCATAATTGAATTCCTTATACAGCGTGTTCGGCTGTTGGCAAAGTTATTTTAAATGTAGTTCCCTGGTTTGAAGTTTTTTCAACTTCAATATTTCCACCGTGATTAGTAATAATTCCGTAAGCAACTGGCAGCCCAAGTCCTGTACCGTTAGAATCTTCTTTAGTAGAATAAAATGGCTCAAAGATATGAGGTAAATCCTTATTCGAAATTCCGGTTCCTTCGTCTGCAACTTTTATTATTATGTTGTTTTGTTCGGGGACAATGCTGACGGTTATTTTTCCTCCATCAGGTGATGCTTCAATTGAGTTAATCAATAGAGCCATCAGTGCCTGCTGAATTTTGTCTGCATTACAATAAATTAAAATCGGAACATCAGGATAATCCTTTATCAACTTTATTCCATGAATTTCGAGATGATGATTGATAACAGTAATGCTGTTATCTGTAATTTTCAATAAGTCTTCTTTAGCATACTCATCTTGTTCAGAACGGGAAAATATCAACAAGTCTTTTACAATTTGACCGCATCGTGCAGCTTCGTGTGAGATAATGTCAAGAAATTCAATCATTTTCTGATGCTCAGTATCTTTCTGAAGATTCTGTAATTTTTTGGATATCAGCTTGCTGTAATTTAAAATTCCTGCAAGCGGATTATTCAATTCATGAGCTACTGTGGCAGATAATTTTCCAAGCGAAGCCAGTTTTTCAATTTGATTGACCTGATCATAAATATTTTTCAGCTCTTTTGTTTTTTCATTCACTTTATCATTTAGTGTTTCAGACCAGTTTTTAATTTCTTTGTATGCCTCATTTAATTTGGTTGACATTTCATTAAACCGGTAAGCCATTTGACCCAACTCGTTTTTAGAGTTGAGTTCAATTTTGTAATCTAAATTTCCATTACCAACTGCTTCTATACCGGCTCTGATTTTTTTAATCGGCTTATTAACTAACTTTGTTATGAACAGATCAGTAAAAAAAGAAATGATAAGAACCAGAAACACTGAAACCAAAATTACTCTTGTCGTACTTTCTTCAATTATAGTATCAAGCTCATCAAGAGTCACGCCTACATCAAGAACACCGAGAATATTTGTATCGGACGAATGAGCATGACAATCAGCATTTGAACAGTCAGGTTCATTTTGAATCGGATTAATCAAACCCAGTATTCTCTTATCATCTGAGTTTTTATAAATCCGGATTTTATCCTCGTTGGTTAAACTTTTTAAGGGAACAGAACTGTTATGACATACAATGCAAGCATCATCTGTTAAATCAACCTGAGAGAGAATCTCTTCCGGTTTGGTAGAAAAAATTACTATACCAAGTTTGTTATAAATGCGGATCTCTTCAACTCCAATCTCGGATCGAAGGGTATTTATAATCTGATGAACATCTTCCCGCCGATTTAAAAGCATTCCGTAGCGAGTAGATTTTTTAATTATGTCACTGATGTTATAAGCACTCTGAAATCTCAGGTGAGTCAGATAACTATCAAGATTTTTTATAATGAAGTAAGTATAAACTGAGAGAATTACAACGAGGATACACGAAATAGAAATGATGAGTCGAAAACTTAGTCTATTTAAAACCCCTATTTTCATAATTTTTTTAATCTAAGTGGTTTAAAGTTAGACAATACTTCAACGATTTACAATCTATTTCAAATGCACAAAGTAGTGAGAAAAAGGAATTGTGTTTTGGAGCAATTAAAAAAGCAAGATACTTATTAGCAAAATGATAAAATCTTAATTTGAAATCAGCGATTTTAAAATGTTTAAATACTTATTTTTTCCAACAAGCTGATAAAGATATTTTATCTTCGTTCCACCATCCATCATAGTATTACCAACCTGCGGGATGTATGATTTAATATCTTCAATTATACCGATTGCATTAGCGTGAAGATTTTTCAATTCAGGTTTGTATAACTTTCCTTTTTCAATTTCCTGATTTGCAGCATCAATTATTGCAAACCATTGTGAATTAAAAATAACCTTTGTCGGATCACCGGGAATATCGTGTATTAAAAAATTCATTGGTGCAGAAATACTCACAGAACCCCATTCACCTGAGATTTGAAGAATCTCCTTTCCTTTGATAATATTTTTTTTGCATTCGGATACTGTTATGCTATCTATAGAATCAAGAAAACTAATGAGTACAGGATTTAAACCAAGATAAAAAGTATTTGGACATATTTGCTTAACCATCAGGTTATTTTTCAGATAGATAATCTGATCATCAAACCTGATGCTGTTCAGATTTTGTGTAATAACATTTGTAATGTTTGAAATATCGTGATTCTCTGTTCGGTTATCACAAAGCAGATTCGTCATAACTTTATCAAACGGACAATTCTCACAATCAAAGTTGTTATCGCACAATTTGTACTCGACGATCTTTGAAGCCATCCAGATACACTTCAGGCTTTGATAATCGTTGTTTCTGAATATATCCTTGTTATTCATATTGTTCACTTAAAATTATTGGTTTCGGTTTATTTGAAGCAATGACGTTGCTTGTATGCTCAGAATCTTCATCTGCAAAAAGGGAGAAGTTCTTCGCAATTAATTTGAACGCAAATATTGCCATAACAACAAGCATCATTGTGATACTGATTTCATCGAATGATGGGAAATAATTTACTCCTGAGGTCGCGGCTAATCCTGTGATGGCAACATTTATTCTATTAAGTATCAATCCACTGATTACGCAAATTGAAATAATATAAAGCCACTTTTTATCCTGTCTGATTTTTTTATTGCTGAGCAAAATGATAGGGAAAATTGTTCCAAGAATTATTTCTAAATAAAATAAATTTGTTTCTAATGAAGGAACAGTTAGATAATGAAGTTTTCCATTGCTGATAAAATCATACAGCTTTAACAGCAATCCGGCAATCAGTGCAATCCAAACTACAAAGGCTGCACCAGATAAAATATTTATTTTCAAACCTGTATTAGTAAATCCTTGTTCTTTTGTACAACTTCTTGCAATCAGATACGATTCAAATATTATCATTGATAAACCTGCTGCAACACAGGAAATAAAAAAGTGCACAGGTAACAAAGACGAGTACCATAATGGATGTAATTTTCCCGGAACGATCAGGTAAAGAGAACCAAACGATGATTGGTGTAATGTTGAAAATAACACACCAGCAATCACGACAGGGATTGAAATTATTTTAAGAATTTTAATAGGACCTTTGAGTTTGAATTTTTCAAGAATGACCGGTGCAAATTCCAGAAGCAGAACAGTTGAATAACATATAATGCACCAGGTGATTTCAAACATAACTGAATGAATATTCCACATCACTAATGGATGCCAGAAGTTTTCTGGTCTGCCAAGATCTACCAGAAGCAAGCAGACAACAACCATATATCCGAGAAAAGCTGTTAGAATTGCAGGACGAACAAGAGACTCATATTTGTGAATATTAAATATGTGAACAGTTGCAGCGATAGTAAATCCTGCAGCAGCAAGACCTACACCAATAAAATCAAATCCAATCCATAATCCCCAGGGAACAGAATCTTGCAAGTTTGTTGTTGCGCCGAGTCCTTTTGTAAATCTAAGATAAGTGGAAACTAAGCCCATTGTTACAATGATAACTGAGACAACTTTCCAGAACGAAGGTTTTAATATTTTTTTAATAGTCATTTTCATTATTCTTTATTATTAATTTTTTCTTCTTTAGCTATTTGATTTTTTCTTTTAGTAAGCCAGTACATCCCGGCTAAAAACGCTCCACCACCAACAACAACGGATGGAATTTTATCCATCGCCTGCGCTGTGAAATCCGGCATTGCCTTTTTAGGAAGCTTTGAGATGTAACCTAATTGTTCGAATGGAACCGGAGATAAAATCATAACGTTACTGCCACCGGCTTCTTCAAGACCATAAATATGCTGATAATATTTCTCAGGGTTATTTAATAATCTTTTTTTGGCAATTTCGATCAACTGTTCTTTGTCACCGAATAAAGTTGCTTCGGTTGGGCAAGAATCAACACAAGCAGGCAGTTGACCTTTGCTAACACGTTCGGTGCACATATTACATTTTTTAATTCTTGGTTGTGTTGAACTCCATTCATATCTTGGAACATGATGAGGACAAGCCTGCATACAATATCTGCATCCAATGCATTTATCAGCATCATAAACCACAGCACCGGATTCCTGCTTCTTAATTGCGCCAACAAGACAAACGGAAACACAAGCCGGATCATTACAATGCATACAAAGTTTTCTTGCGTACAGGTTGTCATATTGCTCAACGATTGTAAATGTATTGTCGGATAGGTGATCTTTCAAAAAATCATTACTTGTTTGTTTTAAGTTATTCTGCTCTTTGCAGGCTTGGTAGCAAGCTCCACAACCTACACAAAGCGTTACATCAAATAGGAGTCCTTTTTCTTTCGACATTTAATTCCCAGTTTCTTTAAAGTGATAAAAATTCTTTTTCAAAATCAGTAATACTCAGTTCATCCAATGAATCAACTGTTTCATTTGTCAATGTTCCTCCATCAAACATTGTTGCACCAGCGGCTTCAACTTTCAGCAGATGCTTGTTGATAAATGATTTCAATCTGGAAGTCTCTTTCTTCATCCAGTTATTGGCATCATTACCGGTAAAAAAATTATCGCGGCTTTCAGTAAAATCCTTTGATGATAATTTAACGCCCCAGTTTTTATACGGATCGCCAATTTTTTTATTAATAATATTTGTGTTAGTTGAGTTTACAATTCCATCAATGGGAGAGAAGAATTTTACTTTTTTGTTTCCGTATGCGCCTTCAAATAATAAATCTCCCTGCCTGATTTGTTTACCCGTTTCTGCACAGGATAAAATTGATAATGAACCCAAAGCATTAGCTCCGAATTCATCCACACCAATTGCTACTAATCCATTATTATCCGGCTGCAGCCAGGTATGACCTTTCGATAAAAATATATTTGAAGGAACAGCAAATTTTGCTTTTTCAAAAATTGGCAGGCTCAGTTGAGATAATTCAGGTTCAAATGCGGGATGAAATTTTCCCTGGACTTTTAATACATAAAAGTCAACCACAAGAAATAATAAAAATACAGTCAGAACAAAAATCGCAACCATAATGTATCCTTTACTATTTAATTATTTTTATTTGAGTTTGAATCGCTTGTGGAATTCTCATCATTCGCATCAATCGGTTTACCGTCTTTGTGAATTTCACCACCGTCGTACATCGTTTCACTTGCAAGACGGATAGTAGGATCGAATCTTGGTATGTAGGTTTTCGCCAATTTGTTTTTCTTTTTTGATGCCAATGGTTCTATAACAAATCGGACAAGCAGTTCAACGCCGATGAAAACCATAACAAGAATTAAAATAAATGTTAGCATGATATTCTCCTTTCAAGAATGTTTTTATTAATGAAGTTGCAATCAAGATGCCAACTCAAAATAATTTTTTTTTATTCTTGTATCACATTGACTTGTAAGGACTTAAATTTTTTCTGACGAATTGTTAAACAATCCGGTTAACAAAAAATGTAAATTATTTCAACAGCCAACTGTTGAAAAACACATCACAAATTTTGAAGAGAAAAGTTTTAGGTGTTTAATTTTTTTTCTCAATGATCTCTGTTATGAAAAAAAATATTCGTGAACTGTTAATCAGTGAGTGAAAACATTTTTGGATGCTAAATGTTTATCATCAGTTAATAATTAGCAATAATTATAAAAAATTAACTTTTTTTAGGGATGCTTTCCATTCTTAAAAAAAAGATTACTTATTGTCAGTATTGATAAAAAATCAAGAAAATCTCATCAACTAAATAGATTTATGCTTCCCAACTATTGCTCTATTTAACAAATTCTAACAATTGAAGATCTGGCAATTATCATTAAGAATGGCATAAAATTATATCAGTATTGGCGATCCTTATCCGGTTTGAAAAATATTTAGTTAATTCTTGAAAGGAATAATAAGATGCCTGGTAAAAGCCGCCGTGATTTTCTTAAGACATCTGCTTTAGTCGGAGCCAGTGTAGCAGGTATTTCAACTGTTGCCAAAGCTGGTCCTAAAAACATTTTATCTGAAGACCGGATGGGAGTTTTAGTAGATACTACGGTTTGCGTTGGCTGCAGAAATTGTGAATGGGCTTGTAAAGATTCTCATAATCTGCCCGCAGGTGAATTACATTCTTATGAAGACAGAAAAATTCTTGATACAAAACGAAGACCAGACAATACAGCCTTAACAGTTGTGAACGAATTCTCTCCGGGAAAAAATTCTAACTTGCCTGTTGATGTAAAAGTTCAGTGTATGCATTGCGATCATCCTGCATGCGTGTCAGCATGTATCGTCGGTGCATTTAGTAAACATGAAAATGGAAGCGTAACGTGGGATACCGATATGTGTATCGGCTGCAGATACTGTATGGTCGCCTGTCCGTTTCAGGTACCTGCGTTTGAATATGATAAAGCACTAAACCCATTGATAATGAAATGTGATTTTTGTTTTGAAAGAGTAAAAGAAGGAAAAATTCCTGCGTGTGTGGAAATTTGTCCGGTTGAAGCACTCACTTATGGTGTGAGAAGTGATCTGATTAAAATTGCTCGTGATAGAATCAAAAGAAATCCTGAAAAATATGTCGATCATATTTTCGGAGAATATGAAGTTGGAGGGACTTCATGGTTATACTTAGCAAATAAGGAATTTGCAGAACTTGATTTTCCAAATCTTGGCGAGAAACCGGCTCCGGGTGTTTCGGAATCAATTCAACATGGAATTTTTGCTTATTTTGTTCCTCCTGTTTCATTGTATGCATTACTTGGAGGAATGATGTGGTTATCTAAACGTCGAAAAGAACTTGATAAGGAGGAAGAATAATGAGTCACGAGAATGTCCATCCTGTTCCTATCAAGCACAAGTTTTTTACACCAGGTGTAGTTGTATTAATTCTTATTGCATTAAATGGCATTGTGTTTTTGATGGGAAGATTTTTCTTCGGGCTTGGTGCTGTTACAAATCTGAATAATCAATATCCATGGGGATTATGGATTGGTGTTGATGTGGCAGCAGGAGTTGCGCTTGCAGCAGGCGGATTTACAACTGCTGCACTTGGTCATATAATGCATAAAAATGAATACCACGCAATCGTTCGTCCGGCATTACTAACTGCAATGCTTGGTTATACTTTTGTAGCATTCGGTGTATTTGTTGATATTGGAAGATGGTATTACATCTGGCATCCGTTGATTATGTGGAATGGTAATTCAGCTCTTTTCGAAGTTGGTATTTGTGTTATGATCTATCTGAGCGTTCTTTATATTGAATTTCTTCCCGTGATTACTGAAAGGTTTATTGGAAAAGTTAATCTTCCGGGAATTTTTTCAGGCTTAAATAATATTACTGATAAAGTACTTCGACTTCTTGATAAAGGTTTATCAAAGACGATGTTTATTTTTATTATTGCCGGTGTAGTGCTTTCAACATTGCATCAATCATCTTTAGGAACTTTGATGATAATTGCGGGACCAAAAATGCATCCACTCTGGCAAACACCAATTCTCCCGCTTTTATTTCTTCTTTCAGCAATATCAGTTGGCTTTCCGATGGTAATTTTTGAATCAATGCTTGCTTCAAGATCTTTGGGATTAAAACCTGAGATGCACTTACTTTCGAGATTAGGTTCAATGATTGCACCACTATTGGGAATTTATTTAGCTTTCAAAATTGGTGATATGTTTATTCGGGAAACATTTGTTTACTTAAATGAATTCAACACAGCAAGTGTGATGTTCACAATCGAAATGTTATTCGGAGTAATTATCCCACTCCGGATGTTTCTTTCAACAAAAGTATTAAAATCTCCGTTATTTCTTTTTATTGCATCTTGTTTAGTTGTCTTCGGCGTACTGCTGAACCGGATAAATAATTTTATAGTTGCATATGCACCACCGTACAGTACGGAATCTTACATACCATCATTCGGAGAAATTTCTTTGACAGTTGGTTTTGTAGCCTTATTAGTTCTTTTATATAGATTTTTTGTAATAAATTTTCCGGTGATAAGTTTACCCGGAAAAGAATCAGCACCGCGGACTAAGTACACTATCAGAGGAGAGAAGTGATGAGAAAATTATTTATAGTTATAATAATAATATTTTTTGCCACTTCAATTAATGCGCAGGTAAAGCAGCTTAAAGATCATTCGAAACTAAATATAAGCTGTAAAACATGTCACACGTGCGATGTCCCAACAAAGAGCGAACCTTGTCTTGTGCTG is from Ignavibacteriota bacterium and encodes:
- a CDS encoding 4Fe-4S dicluster domain-containing protein, which produces MPGKSRRDFLKTSALVGASVAGISTVAKAGPKNILSEDRMGVLVDTTVCVGCRNCEWACKDSHNLPAGELHSYEDRKILDTKRRPDNTALTVVNEFSPGKNSNLPVDVKVQCMHCDHPACVSACIVGAFSKHENGSVTWDTDMCIGCRYCMVACPFQVPAFEYDKALNPLIMKCDFCFERVKEGKIPACVEICPVEALTYGVRSDLIKIARDRIKRNPEKYVDHIFGEYEVGGTSWLYLANKEFAELDFPNLGEKPAPGVSESIQHGIFAYFVPPVSLYALLGGMMWLSKRRKELDKEEE
- the hybB gene encoding Ni/Fe-hydrogenase cytochrome b subunit; translation: MSHENVHPVPIKHKFFTPGVVVLILIALNGIVFLMGRFFFGLGAVTNLNNQYPWGLWIGVDVAAGVALAAGGFTTAALGHIMHKNEYHAIVRPALLTAMLGYTFVAFGVFVDIGRWYYIWHPLIMWNGNSALFEVGICVMIYLSVLYIEFLPVITERFIGKVNLPGIFSGLNNITDKVLRLLDKGLSKTMFIFIIAGVVLSTLHQSSLGTLMIIAGPKMHPLWQTPILPLLFLLSAISVGFPMVIFESMLASRSLGLKPEMHLLSRLGSMIAPLLGIYLAFKIGDMFIRETFVYLNEFNTASVMFTIEMLFGVIIPLRMFLSTKVLKSPLFLFIASCLVVFGVLLNRINNFIVAYAPPYSTESYIPSFGEISLTVGFVALLVLLYRFFVINFPVISLPGKESAPRTKYTIRGEK